A genomic window from Chitinophaga pollutisoli includes:
- a CDS encoding arginase codes for MKNIKIIEVKSEIGAGTRGASLGVDAIKIAALDFMSNFFVHFPTEEIETENKLLFEPIESPYAKRIKGTINMYERVSKSVCDTIKQNWFPVVLSGDHSTAGATIAGLKLARPKAKLGVIWIDAHADLHTPYTTPSGNMHGMPLAASIAEDNIENKVHELDDNTVKLWGQLKNLGKIAPKVLPEDIVFISLRDYEKEEEHLIRKYGMKVITTNEVRRKGAEAVARSVFRYLHDCEYIYVSFDVDSLDASISRGTGTPVSNGLREREAEDLISKFMQHRKICCFEITEVNPTLDRENLMAEIAFNILQRSVNVLMMN; via the coding sequence ATGAAAAATATCAAGATCATTGAAGTCAAATCCGAAATTGGCGCAGGCACACGCGGCGCCAGCCTGGGAGTAGACGCGATCAAGATTGCCGCGCTTGATTTCATGAGCAATTTCTTCGTCCACTTCCCCACGGAAGAAATCGAGACGGAAAACAAATTGCTTTTCGAACCCATCGAATCTCCCTACGCCAAACGCATCAAAGGCACCATCAACATGTATGAACGCGTCAGCAAATCCGTTTGCGACACGATCAAACAAAACTGGTTCCCTGTGGTGCTTTCCGGTGACCACAGCACCGCCGGCGCCACCATCGCAGGCCTCAAGCTGGCACGGCCCAAAGCCAAACTGGGCGTGATCTGGATCGACGCACACGCCGATCTCCACACCCCCTACACCACGCCCTCCGGCAACATGCATGGCATGCCCCTCGCCGCTTCCATCGCGGAAGACAATATCGAGAACAAAGTCCACGAGCTCGACGATAACACCGTCAAACTCTGGGGACAGCTCAAAAACCTCGGCAAGATCGCTCCCAAAGTACTGCCGGAAGATATCGTCTTCATTTCGCTGCGCGACTACGAAAAAGAGGAAGAACACCTCATCCGCAAATACGGCATGAAAGTGATCACCACCAACGAAGTCCGCCGCAAAGGCGCGGAAGCCGTGGCCAGGAGTGTGTTCCGTTACCTGCACGATTGCGAGTACATTTACGTCTCTTTCGACGTCGACAGCCTCGACGCATCCATCTCCCGTGGCACCGGCACGCCGGTAAGCAACGGGCTGCGCGAGCGCGAAGCGGAAGACCTCATCTCCAAATTCATGCAGCACCGTAAAATCTGCTGCTTCGAAATCACCGAAGTAAACCCGACGCTCGACCGTGAAAACCTCATGGCCGAGATCGCCTTCAACATCCTGCAGCGCAGCGTGAACGTATTGATGATGAACTGA
- a CDS encoding acyl-CoA dehydrogenase yields MHFQLTEEHLMIQKAARDFAVNELLPGVIERDEQQKFPAEQVKKLGELGFLGMMVSPEYGGAGLDTISYVLAMEEISKIDASASVVMSVNNSLVCWGLETYGNEEQKRKYLVPLAKGEIIGAFLLSEPEAGSDATSQRTIGEDKGDHYLVNGTKNWITNANSASVYLVMVQTHPELGSKGINCLIIEKDSPGITLGAKENKLGIRGSDTHSVMFQDVKVPKENRIGEDGFGFKFAMKTLGGGRIGIASQALGIASGAYELALKYSKERKAFGKEISQHQAIQFKLADMATKIEAARLLCLRAAWEKDNHIDYTLSGSMAKVFASETAMWVATEAVQVHGGYGYVKEYHVERLMRDAKITQIYEGTSEVQRIVIGRSILG; encoded by the coding sequence ATGCATTTTCAGTTAACGGAAGAACATCTGATGATACAGAAAGCGGCGAGGGATTTTGCGGTGAATGAATTATTGCCCGGCGTGATAGAACGCGACGAGCAGCAAAAATTTCCGGCGGAGCAGGTAAAGAAACTGGGGGAGCTGGGCTTTCTCGGCATGATGGTAAGCCCCGAGTACGGAGGCGCCGGGCTGGACACGATTTCGTACGTGCTGGCGATGGAAGAGATTTCAAAAATAGACGCGAGCGCCTCCGTGGTGATGAGCGTGAATAATTCCCTGGTTTGCTGGGGACTGGAAACGTACGGCAACGAAGAACAGAAGAGGAAATACCTCGTTCCCCTGGCCAAAGGCGAGATCATCGGCGCATTTTTGCTGAGCGAGCCGGAAGCGGGATCAGACGCTACTTCGCAGCGGACCATCGGGGAAGACAAGGGCGACCACTACCTGGTGAACGGCACCAAAAACTGGATTACCAACGCCAATTCGGCGAGCGTGTACCTGGTGATGGTGCAAACGCATCCCGAACTGGGCAGCAAGGGCATCAATTGCCTCATAATAGAAAAGGATTCCCCGGGCATCACGCTCGGCGCGAAGGAAAACAAGCTCGGCATCCGCGGGAGCGATACGCACAGCGTGATGTTCCAGGATGTGAAGGTGCCGAAAGAAAACCGGATCGGGGAAGACGGGTTCGGGTTTAAATTCGCGATGAAGACGTTGGGCGGCGGCCGTATCGGTATTGCCTCCCAGGCGCTGGGGATCGCCAGCGGCGCGTATGAACTGGCGTTGAAATACAGCAAGGAAAGGAAAGCCTTCGGCAAAGAGATTTCCCAGCACCAGGCCATCCAGTTCAAACTGGCGGACATGGCCACCAAGATCGAAGCCGCGCGCCTCCTCTGCCTGCGGGCCGCCTGGGAAAAGGACAACCACATCGATTATACCCTCAGCGGCTCCATGGCCAAGGTATTCGCTTCTGAAACCGCCATGTGGGTAGCCACCGAAGCCGTTCAGGTTCATGGCGGATACGGTTATGTCAAAGAATACCACGTAGAGCGCCTCATGCGCGACGCTAAAATAACGCAGATCTATGAAGGCACGTCTGAAGTCCAGCGCATCGTGATCGGCCGGAGCATCCTCGGCTAA
- a CDS encoding YggS family pyridoxal phosphate-dependent enzyme: MMAVNLPNYHHVLGQIQPFRAQLVAVSKTKPAESIRALYDAGQRIFGENYVQEMVEKEGLLPKDIQWHFIGHLQSNKVKYIAPFVSMIHGIDSFKLLQEVNKQAAKNGRIIDCLLQVHIATEETKFGFSEAELEGVLEQSVTLPNVRIAGLMGMASNTDDLAQVRGEFRRLKEMQAAAKAKYFPVTDEFRQLSMGMSGDYTIALEEGSTLVRIGSLLFGARNYAQKQ, from the coding sequence ATGATGGCAGTGAATTTACCCAACTACCACCATGTGCTCGGGCAGATCCAACCCTTCCGCGCACAGCTGGTAGCCGTATCAAAAACCAAACCTGCCGAATCTATCCGGGCCCTCTACGATGCCGGCCAGCGGATATTCGGCGAAAATTACGTGCAGGAAATGGTGGAAAAGGAAGGCTTGCTTCCGAAAGACATCCAATGGCATTTCATCGGCCACCTCCAAAGCAACAAAGTCAAATACATCGCTCCCTTCGTGAGCATGATCCACGGTATCGACAGCTTCAAACTTCTCCAGGAAGTCAATAAGCAAGCCGCCAAAAACGGCCGTATTATCGATTGCCTCCTGCAGGTGCACATCGCCACCGAGGAAACGAAGTTCGGCTTCAGCGAAGCGGAGCTGGAAGGCGTGCTGGAGCAATCCGTGACCCTGCCGAACGTCCGCATCGCGGGCCTGATGGGCATGGCCAGCAATACCGACGACCTTGCGCAGGTACGCGGCGAGTTCCGCCGGTTGAAAGAGATGCAGGCGGCCGCCAAAGCAAAATATTTTCCCGTAACGGATGAATTCCGCCAACTCTCCATGGGCATGAGCGGCGATTATACGATAGCCCTGGAAGAAGGCAGCACGCTCGTCCGCATCGGCAGCCTGCTGTTCGGCGCCAGGAATTACGCACAAAAACAATAG
- a CDS encoding TlpA disulfide reductase family protein, whose amino-acid sequence MYFNGSLQGKWIRHLADKDVDIDFYAQPGKSERFAVTKPATRSITGRWPTWFYDGPGSDSTYAIGEFVQTGSQVTGTFLTTSGDYRYLQGVVDGDSLKLSTFDGSHAYLFTALVENDSTISGGQFLAGITARQQFSARKDSSARLQDATTLNTVKEPGATLDFKFPDLNGQTVSIKDERFKNKAVIVQVSGSWCPNCMDETAYLSEWYKENKDRGVEIVMLAYERTTDFEKSKKAAEGFAKKFDVTYPVLITGVTPADPQKTEKTLPQLTGLKGFPTTIYLDRSGKVVEVHTGFNGPGTGEHYETYKKEFNALMDRLLQ is encoded by the coding sequence GTGTATTTCAACGGCAGCCTGCAAGGGAAGTGGATACGGCACCTCGCCGACAAAGACGTGGATATCGACTTCTACGCGCAACCCGGGAAATCGGAGCGCTTCGCCGTAACGAAACCCGCTACCCGCAGTATTACAGGCCGTTGGCCCACCTGGTTTTACGATGGCCCGGGTTCCGACAGTACCTACGCTATCGGGGAGTTCGTGCAAACGGGCAGCCAGGTAACGGGTACCTTCCTCACCACTTCCGGCGATTACCGTTACCTGCAGGGCGTGGTGGACGGGGATTCCCTCAAGCTTTCGACTTTCGACGGGTCGCATGCCTACCTGTTTACCGCGCTGGTTGAAAATGATTCCACCATCAGCGGCGGGCAGTTCCTGGCGGGGATTACCGCCCGGCAACAGTTTTCGGCGCGGAAAGATAGCAGCGCGCGCCTGCAGGACGCCACCACGCTGAACACGGTGAAAGAACCCGGCGCCACGCTCGATTTCAAATTCCCGGACCTGAACGGGCAAACGGTTTCCATCAAAGACGAGCGGTTTAAGAATAAAGCGGTGATCGTGCAGGTATCGGGCTCCTGGTGCCCGAACTGCATGGACGAAACGGCGTACCTGAGCGAGTGGTATAAGGAGAATAAGGACCGCGGGGTGGAGATCGTGATGCTGGCATATGAACGCACAACGGATTTTGAAAAGTCGAAGAAAGCCGCGGAAGGGTTCGCAAAGAAGTTTGACGTGACGTACCCGGTGTTGATTACGGGGGTAACGCCCGCCGATCCGCAGAAAACGGAGAAGACGTTGCCGCAGCTGACGGGACTGAAGGGCTTCCCGACGACCATTTATCTTGACCGGAGCGGCAAGGTGGTGGAGGTGCATACCGGGTTTAACGGTCCGGGTACGGGCGAGCACTACGAAACTTACAAGAAGGAATTTAACGCATTGATGGACCGTTTGCTGCAATAG